The Esox lucius isolate fEsoLuc1 chromosome 5, fEsoLuc1.pri, whole genome shotgun sequence genome includes a region encoding these proteins:
- the papss2b gene encoding bifunctional 3'-phosphoadenosine 5'-phosphosulfate synthase 2b, producing the protein MSVIKKQRTDLQRSTNVVYQAHHVSRSKRGQVVGTREGFRGCTVWLTGLSGAGKTTVGFALEEYLVSHGIPCYSLDGDNIRQGLNRNLGFTSVDREENIRRIAEVAKLFADAGLVCITSFISPFTKDRDEARKIHESSGLPFFEVFIDAPLEVCESRDVKGLYKKARAGEIKGFTGIDSPFEKPESPELVLKTGEISANECIQQVVELLKEQSIVPTGVAEEVTVLFVPENKLDLALSDAKTLPAVNITKLDLQWVQVLAEGWASPLKGFMREKEFLQVLHFNTLLDGGTINLSVPIVLPVSKENKDRLDGCAAFTLEFNGRRVAILRNPEFYEHRKEERCARLWGTTCPQHPYIKMVMESGDWLVGGDLEVLEPIKWNDGLDQYRFTPRELKHKFKEMKADAVFAFQLRNPVHNGHALLMQDTKRRLLERGYKNPVLLLHPLGGWTKDDDVPLEWRMKQHAAVLEEGVLDPASTIVAIFPSPMMYAGPTEVQWHCRARMIAGANFYIVGRDPAGMPHPETKQDLYEPTHGGKVLTMAPGLTSVEIIPFRVAAYNKTKRAMDFYDMERHQEFEFISGTKMRKMARSGENPPDGFMANKAWKVLTEYYSSQQKDD; encoded by the exons GATCTTCAGAGGTCCACTAATGTGGTCTACCAGGCTCACCATGTGAGTCGGTCTAAACGAGGCCAAGTGGTGGGCACCAGAGAAGGCTTTAGAGGCTGCACTGTCTGGCTCACAG GCTTGTCAGGTGCTGGAAAAACAACCGTTGGCTTTGCCCTGGAAGAGTATTTGGTGTCCCATGGTATTCCCTGCTACTCCCTTGATGGAGATAACATCCGACAGGGACTGAACAGGAACTTGGGCTTCACCTCTGTGGACAGGGAAGAGAACATCAGGCGCATCGCTGAGGTGGCCAAGTTGTTCGCGGACGCAGGGCTGGTCTGCATCACCAGTTTCATTTCGCCGTTCACTAAG GACCGGGATGAAGCCAGGAAGATCCATGAGAGTTCTGGGTTGCCGTTCTTTGAGGTGTTCATCGATGCGCCATTGGAGGTGTGTGAGAGCAGAGATGTTAAAGGCCTCTACAAGAAGGCACGTGCCGGAGAGATTAAAG GCTTTACTGGCATTGATTCTCCCTTTGAGAAGCCCGAGTCCCCTGAGCTTGTGCTAAAGACCGGAGAGATCTCAGCAAATGAGTGCATTCAGCAAGTGGTGGAGCTGCTTAAGGAGCAG AGTATTGTGCCCACTGGTGTGGCAGAGGAAGTGACAGTGCTCTTTGTGCCAGAAAACAAGCTCGACTTGGCACTGAGTGACGCCAAGACACTGCCCGCCGTCAACATCACCAAG CTTGACCTCCAGTGGGTGCAGGTTTTGGCGGAGGGCTGGGCCAGTCCCCTCAAGGGTTTCATGAGAGAGAAGGAGTTCCTGCAGGTTCTGCACTTCAACACACTCCTGGATG GTGGAACGATCAACCTCTCTGTGCCAATCGTTCTGCCCGTGTccaaagaaaacaaagacaggCTAGATGGCTGTGCTGCTTTCACACTTGAGTTCAATGGTCGTAGAGTGGCAATTCTCCGCAATCCGGAATTTTATGAGCATCGGAAGGAAGAACGTTGTGCCAGACTGTGGGGAACCACGTGTCCTCAGCATCCTTACATCAAG ATGGTTATGGAGAGTGGTGATTGGCTGGTTGGTGGAGATTTGGAGGTTCTAGAACCTATCAAATGGAATGATGGTCTGGACCAATATCGTTTCACTCCAAGAGAGCTGAAGCACAAGTTTAAGGAGATGAAAGCAG ACGCCGTCTTCGCTTTTCAGCTCCGCAACCCGGTCCACAATGGCCACGCCCTTCTGATGCAGGACACCAAGCGAAGGCTGCTGGAGCGGGGCTACAAGAACCCTGTTTTGTTGCTCCATCCGCTCGGGGGATGGACCAAAGACGACGATGTGCCCCTGGAGTGGCGCATGAAGCAGCATGCTGCCGTACTGGAAGAGGGAGTTCTGGACCCGGCCAGTACCATTGTGGCCATATTCCCCTCCCCCATGATGTACGCTGGACCCACTGAG GTACAGTGGCACTGCCGGGCACGGATGATAGCTGGTGCCAACTTCTACATTGTGGGTCGAGACCCTGCAGGCATGCCGCATCCAGAGACCAAGCAGGACCTATATGAGCCCACCCATGGGGGCAAGGTGCTCACTATGGCCCCTGGCCTCACCTCTGTAGAGATCATCCCCTTCAGAGTGGCCGCCTACAACAAAACTAAAAGAGCTATGGACTTCTATGATATGGAGAG ACACCAGGAATTTGAGTTCATCTCAGGGACCAAAATGAGGAAGATGGCACGCAGTGGAGAGAACCCTCCAGACGGCTTCATGGCCAACAAAGCCTGGAAGGTCCTCACTGAGTACTACAGCTCCCAGCAGAAGGACGACTGA